The nucleotide sequence AATTTTGATGTCTTACAAAACAAGCAGTATTGTCTAGAAAAGGAACGCCAGTGCAACACAGAAGTATGCATGATCTTCATCAGAGTCTCCGATGAAGATGTAACCATATGTCGAAAGGTCAGTCACAGTCTTTTGTTATGCACCTTTCAGTAAATAATTTAATTACGCAGACATCTGAGTTGCACCGGATTGTTGTGGCTTGCATAAGCGTGGAGAACCTTCCTTTTTCTGCTCCAAGTAgtattgtctgtctgtttttaaagcaggtctaattatttatttatgtattggaCACTACACTTTAATGTTATCAGTCATTTTAATATTACAGACTTTTAACTGCACATAGAATGTTCCTCTAAAGTTGCCTTTGCACACTTCCAGTGGTTTCCTAtccagtgtggctttgcaaaaaagCAGCGCCATCATCAGGGCAGAAACAGGACAGCTAACACTTTCTCAGGTGAGTCACTAAGTCACATTTAGTACTCAGTGTCATGGTTGGTGAGCTGGATATGAGCAAAAACTACCCATATCAATAAAAAAAGCACTCAGCCATAGCCGTAGGCAGTGGGGGTGATGGGGTGCTGCAGCACCCCCTAGTGAAAAAGCAAATGCCACCGAATCCCCTGCCAGATTACAAAAATACGATAATAATATAAATGTATTAAACATTTAAAATTAtttacacaaaaatgtttgaagttTCTGAGAATAATCAGCAATTCTTAATAAGTAAGCTATAAAGCTATAGCCTATAACGGAATCTGGTAGCATTAGTTACAACCCTTGCTCACCTTTTTTCTAGTATCTATTGATTTGTTGATGCTAATAATGTAAGTGTGCGTGAATGCCTGATGTGACAAAGTAGAGAGTTTAAATGAAAGCTAGTAGATTATGTGTCATTTAAATATTGTGTTTAGCCTTTATGGCTGTTGTTGGCTTAACAGGACTCTCCGCTACAGCACCCCAACTTAAATCTTCCCACAGACAGGCACTCAGCTCCCATACCTCTGCCTAGATGAGAATAGTCAATTATTGCTATCACCTATTAACATTAGCATCCCAAAATTATGAAACATTAGTATAAGACACTTTCTTACTGGCCACATGATATTTGGTATGTTTATAACACAATCAGGTCACCATATCAGTACTTTAAAGCTAACCTAATAGcatgatatcatcagcatatcaATTGATTCCAATATAGGACACTAACGTAATGTTTGTCTTGGAGTGCTTATATGCTTTCATATTGTATAAAATACACAAGTTAGCCTGCTGATATGGTACTCTAGCATATtagattcaattcagtttatttttataaTGTCAAATCCTAACATAAATCAATTCAAACAAAGCACTATGCACACATGCAAGGTCTCAACACTGCTCTAGGGTCGAGACCAACAACTTTACCCATCGTGTGAGCAAGTACATTGAAGACAGTAGTAGACTGTTACTGTATTAGTGTATCACATTATTATTGTCTCCATTTTTGCTCAAAGTGaaatgtcagaattttcaaaatggAAAATTTCCTGCTTCCAACCTTAAAGTGTTACAGCTCCCTGACACCAGCATGCGGCTCCTCACCGGATCCGGAGTGGTGACCCCGAGTAACCACAAGAAGACAAAGGAaattaattatttggttgaagtTTATTATTTATTCCGTTTCCTCTTTGGCACCACCACTAGCTAAATATTAATATGTTAACCAGAGTGTGCTGCTAGAATGGCTACACCTATAATTGATATTATGTGCACTTTATTTTTAGATGATCCCAGCGTTTGAGGAGGAGTGTGTGAAGGAGGCGCAGGTCCAGAGCGTGACACTACCGTCTAATTGGTCAGTTAGAAGCCTACTGGAGGAGTTCAAAGGGACAATGATGGCTGTCCAGTCATCCATCTTGAAGGTGGCCGCGACTCTGCGTCAAAATGGTACAAACAGTACAAAGAAATCACACCTACTTTAAAGTGAAGGTGGAATGTTTGCCCAAATCTTCCCAACCTGCCCACCAGGGTTATTGACAGCTGTGCTGGTCAGTCACTGGGTCGATGATGAAGCTTCAGGTGATGATGCTGCTAATCTCCTCTTGCTGCTGGGCGCTCATTTTGACCTGGTCCTCCAATCATGCCGCTCGAGTCACAGGGTCCCAGAGGCTGCCATGTTCAGCTCCGCCCTGCAACACCTGGGTGTGACACCACAACAGGTGGGACACCTTATTGATCATGATAATTGATCAGTAAGGTTCCTAGCAGTACTGAGCTAATGGTCTCCTTTCTCAGGCGCTGTGGCTGGATGCCGATGCCGCGGGTGTGAGGGCTGCTGAAGGAATGGGGATGAAGGCAATCCTAGTGGAAAACCTGGACCACGCCCTGGACAACCTGGCAGAGTTTACTGGAGTTAAGGTCTGCATATGCAACTTCAAATACAGGAACCTATAATACTCAGAAGCTGTGGTTTTTTCTTATGTTCTTATCGTTTTATTATTTAACATAATTTTactgcagaaaataaaatatgattTTATGAGAGCTCTTTTGAAAttttattgtacctgcattaatggtaaatggccACCAGGtgaagatattgctccatttcaagagccTTGAGTACAAGCTGTTGTGGACATGATGaggaacctgttgcttataggagTAGATTTAGTACCACACGAAATGAGAGAAAATAAGCAGCTATAATTATTTCTTTTTTATGCTTCAGGTGGTAACAGCAGGGGGCGCTCCACCATCCTGCAGCCCTGATGACGTGTCGCATGGTTACGTCTCCATCAGGGTAACAGTTTCTACCTGTGCTGAGTCTAATTCTCTGCTTTTCATCATGATGACAAATGATAAATCGTCACTCCCTGTTGCTCTCTCAGCCCGGTGTGACGACTCACTACGTCGAAATGGGTTCAGGCCCGCCCGTTCTGCTGTGTCATGGTTTCCCTGAGAGCTGGTATTCCTGGAGGTACCAGGTATggagtgtgggtttttttttttttttttagcagaactTAACATCATTTCATTAAACCATGACTGTGAACCATGAAGAAATCAGAGGTTTCAAAAGACGTCAaaatattttgttaaaaaaaaaaaaaacatttgtcatGGCTCTGCCCCTTTTTGGAGATCAGCCCCCCAAAAAATCTGTTTTCTATTCCACGTCACCATCAAACTTTATAGTTAATAGTTAGTTTTGTAGAATTCAGTTTATTTgtcaaaagtctttttttttcttagctCTGTCTCTTTAAGTAGCCGCACCTAAAAATGTAACTTTATCACATCCATGACAAACCTTCTATTTTAAAACAGAATAATACGAACCCTGACATTTTCTCCAAGATTCATACCCATCCAtgaaatttataataataataataataataataattttttggcTCCTCTCCTTTATGTACTTCCACTTAAAATGTGATTGTATCTCCATTCAGGTAAAACTTTCCACTTCAAAATCTAATTATGTCAATTCCAGCTTTTTCTACAGTTTTCACACCCTAatttcaaaaatgtaaaaaaaaataagagtGATTATTTCTTGGCTCCTCCCCTTTATGCAGTTCCACTTAAAAACATAATGCTACCTGCAGGTTAGATGCAGTGTTTTTAAAAAGTTTCATAAAATCTGTTTTAGCAGCATCTTGTACCTCCAAAATAAATTAGTAAAATATGTCCAACATTTTAAAGCAAGTTTGAAGAAAATGTGGTGCACTAACACGTTCCATCTTATTTTTCTAAATGAGGAATTTACGGCGTCTGCCCAGTTTTATGTTCAAAATAGAAACATTTCTATCCAGAGTCAGAAAAGTATTTGTTAGTTCTGAGTAATACTGCCAAGAATCCGACAAATAGATCCGGGGAAAACATAATATCATCAGCAAAGGTAATAAAACAACAATCTTAAGATATTTCAAAAGTTGCAATGAGAAATAATTTGTGTATGAGCACGTGATGCGTCAAATGAGTCAGAATGTCAACAGTGATCAGAGTTTGTCCTTTTTGTCAAAAAATATTTTTGGTAACAACATGGTTTATCTTGAGCGAGAaagacaaaaatctaaaaaaggtGACTATCATCACTCAAAGGTTTAGAATGGATatacattttattaaaaaaagtgtatatgtatttatatatatacacatgtacacacactcaCTGTAAGAGTGCATGATTAAGATAGATTGGGATTGAATTTGAATTACATGAGTCATATTGTGGATCATTGTGTTTATTTTACACAAAATCTCTATaaaaggttttttatttattccattgtTCTCTGGCTGGTAGATCCCAGCGCTGGCAGCAGCTGGGttcaggtgtgtgtttgtgttgttacCTGGGTCTTGAACCTCTTTAACTGTCAGTTTGTTTCTGGTATTGAGTTAGTTCTGATCTGCAGCTTCACTGCAAGTTTGCAAATGAATGTTTCCCTGACAGACATCGAGGAATACTGTCAGGAATGACTCTGCCGGGTAACACACCTCACCTGTGCACGCTGGGTTTTGCCGGGTAACACACCTCACTTGTGCACGCCGGGTTCTGCCGGGTAACACACCTCACTTGTGCACGCCGGGTTTTGCCGGGTAACACACCTCACTTGTGCACGCTGGGTTCTGCCGGGTAACACACCTCACTTGTG is from Thalassophryne amazonica chromosome 1, fThaAma1.1, whole genome shotgun sequence and encodes:
- the ephx2 gene encoding LOW QUALITY PROTEIN: bifunctional epoxide hydrolase 2 (The sequence of the model RefSeq protein was modified relative to this genomic sequence to represent the inferred CDS: substituted 5 bases at 5 genomic stop codons), producing MTEEKKAVLFNFWGVCVSSKVDAVFQKVEELHKLPDGFLSSVALQKSSAIIRAETGQLTLSQMIPAFEEECVKEAQVQSVTLPSNWSVRSLLEEFKGTMMAVQSSILKVAATLRQNGLLTAVLVSHWVDDEASGDDAANLLLLLGAHFDLVLQSCRSSHRVPEAAMFSSALQHLGVTPQQALWLDADAAGVRAAEGMGMKAILVENLDHALDNLAEFTGVKVVTAGGAPPSCSPDDVSHGYVSIRPGVTTHYVEMGSGPPVLLCHGFPESWYSWRYQIPALAAAGFRCVFVLLPGLQMNVSLTDIEEYCQEXLCRDLVTFLDKMLIPQVTLVGHDWGGVLVWTMAQYYPERVXAAVSLNTPLFPVDPSVPVLDKLKDIPIFDYQVYFQKPVFAEAKLEKDLERTFKIFFXSSAEMINVPGLVSGGVCARGGLFVGLSEHIPKSSMLTNADLQYYVSRYKEXGFRGPLNWYXNSERNWKWMCSCPLSKVCNNALIDNLLTYCQS